Genomic DNA from Peribacillus simplex NBRC 15720 = DSM 1321:
ATACTGCTTCTTACCTCCTTGTTTTCTTGGCTGGATATCAAGGTCCCGCTTTACCGGGCATCTATTCATATTCTCGCCTATGTGGTATTATTTTGAATATTAAGTTAAAAGGAGGCATCATTTCATGTTTCTTGCAAATACTCCCGAACCACCCTATTACGCTTGTATTTTCACTTCTCAAAGAAGCGATAAGGATGCCGCAAGCTACAATTCAACCGCGGAAATCATGGACGAACTTGCCGCTCAACAAGATGGCTATTTAGGCGTCGAAAGCGTAAGAGATCAAAACGGGTTAGGAATTACAGTATCCTATTGGAAGTCCCTGGATGCCATAAAGCTTTGGAAAGAAAATGCTGCTCACAAAAAGGCACAAGAAAAAGGTATGAAAGATTGGTACTCGTCATACTCAACCCGAATTTGCAAGGTTGAAAGGGATTATACAAGCAAATAAGGAAACTAAGTTTTCATGTACATACATGGTTTTTTACGCATTTCAGCCATTGAAAAAGACCGCTTTTTTAGCGGTCTCAGACTGTAGACAAACTCGAAGAAAAGCGAGTTTGCCTGCAGTTTTTTCTTTAATAAACGTTTCGAAAGCGCACCTAGTGGAGAGACCCCACAGGCGCAAAGAGCGCCGAGGATGCTCCCCTACCGCCCGCGCAAAGCGAGTGCCCTACGTTCCAATCAACGTTCAAATTTTATAAACCATCAAAAGTAAAAAACATAACCAAGTTTTCTTTTAAAATCATGATAATTAATTAAAGGACATGTCATTTAGATCTTCTTTTATGAGTGAGTACATATATAAATCATCGAATTTGCCACAAGTATATTCATAATGCCTTAGCAATCCTTCTCTTCTAAACCCCTGTTTTTCCACTAGTTTTTGGGATGGGTGATTATCAGGTTCAATTAAAGCTTGAATCCTTTCTAGGTGAAAGTGACGATAACCATACATAACAACGGCTTTCAACGCTTCACTAGCAATGCCTTTTCCCCAATGATCTTTACTTAATTCATACCCAATTTCAGCTCGATGATGTTTGGTGACCATATTCAGAAAACCACAACTTCCTATAACCCTATTGGAATCTTTTAATGTAATTCCCCATCTAATTCCCGAACCTTCTTGGAATATAGATTCGTACCATTTAATTTCATCCCATACGTCATTTACTGTTTGGCATGGATCTAACCCCATTGGCTTCACTACATCCGTATCAGATAGATATTTAAACATATCACCCGCGTCTTCAATTGTTACTTCCCTTAAAATCAATCGTCGTGTTTCAATAAGCGGAAATACCTTCTCCATCCTATTTCCCTCCTCCAAAGTCCTCTTTTCCATATTTTACTGTTTTAATCATTACCTAATTAAAGCCGATAATCAACGCTTTATTGCTTAAGAATTGATGATAATAAATAAAAGTCGTCCCTACTTTCATTAAATTTAGATAATAATCAATAGGATAGTAGGTCTATTATGGGGGCTAACTGTCTTGTATTGTTAGGCCGTTTGAAAAGAATTAGGGATAAATCTTACAACCGTTGTGAGTTGGGTTCGACACTTTGAAGCTGAAGGCATGAAAGGCCTTGAAGAAAAACGAGGAAAAATAAAAGGCCCCACAATAGGGCATTCACCTACTTATTCAGAATACAGAAACGAAAATAAAACGAGTAGAAGCTGAGAATGAAATAATAAAAAAGCTCATACCACCCCAAGGATATAAATCAACTGCTTTTTTCTTAAACTCAATGTCGAACGTTCTCTTCTTTTTCCCCATAAAAAAAACCCTCCATAGTAGACAGTAACTTTCTTTTACTTGTCTGCTATAAGGCGAGCATACCACCTGACGACCCGAGGTAACTTTTTTATTTATTGTGTACAAAATATAGTTTTATTGGATGTAGACTAAAATGATAAATCATAATATCGAAAAAGATAAATGATAATACACATTCTATATAAAGGTAATGGATACAATATTTTTTTATAAATATTGTAGTCAAAAATGGGTAGCACATACTACGTTCTTAAAGATAATATAGTTATGTTTTTTTTCTATTCTTTATAAAAGCTGTCAAAAGAAGTAGTATAGGCACAACAATTTGCAAAGGAATATGTAGGTAATAAGGTACTTTATGAACTCCAATATAAATATGTTCAATATAATTAGGCGCAATAGCAAATGACAAAGTTAAAATTAAAAGTCCTATAGGTAAGATTAATTTATTTTGGTTCTTTATCTGTAAGATATCTGCTATTCCAATAACAGTACAATAGAAGAAAACCAACAGTTTAAAAATCCCTAACGTAACCAATGTAATAACAACTAGCGCTTCCAAACGGGTAATAAAATGAGCAATATCCACAAGAGAAGCAGCTGATAGAAGTGGAAAAATAGATGATTCTACAATATCTTCATTTAATATCATAATATTAACAATAGAGGAAAAAGCCAAGTAGAGACAACTAGCTATAATGGCATATAATCCTATTTTTTTTACTTTCGATTTCTGATCTAGAACAGGAAAAATCATTAAAAAAGCAATCATCTCTCCAAATGGAATGGTTAACGCTGTTGGGAAAATTGTATGGAGGATTGGAGACCAATCTCTTGGGATTATAGGCCGTACATTATCTACTTCCAATAACCCATTAATCCATTGAAAGATAATGATTAAAAATAAAATAGAAAAAAGAAGAACAAATCCAGCTAAAGCTACTCTTCCTATTGTTTGTATCCCTTGTTTAATACCATACATGCATACTCCCATCATCAATGCTGCAAGTATAACTGGAGAAGTATTACGATAGGCCATTATTAATAATAAGGCTGTAAAGTCTCTCAAGATACGTGCCGCCATGTACATGAAATAGAGGACATACAGGAAGCTAATTATTATTCCAATATGCTTCCCCCAGATTAATTGAGTATATTGAGTAAGAGGTAAGGAAGGGTAATAGGTATGAAGCTTTGTGTATACTAGATAAAGTAAACACCCTAATAGGCCTGCAGCCATCAAGGCAATCCATCCATATTTACCCGCAGGTCGCCCTACTTCAAGCAATAGAGCGCTTCCTATTTCAAATAACACAATGAGGCAGAAAAATTGAATCGTATTTATTTTCTCTTTCATTGTGTTTCACCCCTTTGGAATTGGTTTGAATGTGTACGTGATCCTGCTGTTTTAATCGAAATATCAACGTGAACTTCTGTTTGGGCTTTTTGGTAAAGAGAACTCCATGATTTACGGTAATTTTTCCATTGAGAAGGATGTTGAAAGGATAATTGTTTACCAAATCCTAATGTGTCTGTTTGATATTTCTGGGTAAGGGCAATCATCTTTTTTATTTCCTTCTTTATTTCTTCCTCTACACATTTTTCAATAGGTTGAAGGTCTTTATCATTCTCTAAGGTATATAAGCCCTTTATCTCTTCTATCTCTGCTATCCCTTTTACATCCATCTTAAGGTAGGGTATGCCATCTTTGACAGTTGTGTACTTTTTAGATTTTACAGTTAGTAAACGAGCGGTAACAAATTTATGTTTTTCAAAAGAGGCGGTTATATACGAAGATTTCATCTCATTATAAGCTATTAATACAGGACGTATTTCATGATTCTTACTCCATGTTACCCATTTATCTTCTTTAAAAAAGGCTGTCCCATCTATCTCAGGAGAAGTAGGAGATGCTTTTTCTAGGTTAGATAAATCACCTGTACTTTTTTGCTTTTTAGGTAATGCTACAGTTGAGATCGCTACTTCCTGCCCATCATCTTTAATATATTGAATAATTTGACTAATAGTTAACGATTGACCCGTACCTGCTACTTTTTTAATATTCTCTAGATTAGAAATTAACGAGTTGCTTGGTATCTTATTTAAAGGTGTGAGCGCATTTAAAATAGAACGTGCAGATGCATTATGGGAAACTGTCACAGCCGTTGATAAACGGACATCGGGCTCTCGATCAAACAACTCTAGAGCATTAAGTAAACCTTCTTTCGCTATCTCCTCACTTATTACCACTATCTCTAAATGAGGAAAACTAGCTGGACGAGGGAGTTTCTCGAAACTCTTCCACATAGCTTCTCCTATGGTTCTTCCTTGTCCTTGATAATTTAATATGGCCGGACCTTGTCCTCCTGTACTGCTAGCTGAAGTAACATTGGAAGGATTGACCACCTGTAGAGTAGCCTTATATGTTCCGTCCTTTTCTTTATCCAAGGCCACACCGATTGCAAAACTAATCTGATTTACTTCTTTATAATCACTACAAGCTGCAATAAAACTACATAACGAAATGATTGCCAGAACTTTAAACCCTTTAGAAAACGTTACGATCATGACTCTCACCATCTCTTTTAGACCTCTTATTTTTCATCTCTTATCTTATTATTTTTTCGCTTCATTTGACGCCAAGGCATTCGAATGAAGTTATCTTGTTGAGCAGCAGGATTAAAAGGAGTCACAGGTAATAAATAAGGTACACCAAAAGAATTTAGCTTAGCGATGTGAAAACCAATAAAAAATAAAGATAGCATAATACCATATAAACCTATAAAAGCTCCCATAAATAAAAAAACAAATCGCAAGATTCTGCCCGTTGCTCCAATGGAATATTGAGGGACAGCAAAGCTGCTGATTGCCGTTAAAGCTACGATAATTGTTGAAACAGAAGAAACAAATCCGGCCTCTACTACTCCTTGCCCAATAATTAGCGCACCTACAATGGATGCTGCCTGTCCTGAAGCTCGGGGTATCCGAATGCCTGCTTCTCTTAGAATCTCAAATGTCACTTCAAGTAAAAAGATTTCGACAACAGTTGGAAAAGGTACTCCTTCTCGTTGTGCTGCAATACTAACAGCTAAGTTAGTTGGAATCATTCCAATGTGATGTGTCACTAAAGCTACGTACACACCTGGTGTTAACAATGAGATAATAAAAGAAAATATCCTCAATAAGCGCATGAATGAGCTAATATCAGACTTTTCATAATAATCTTCTGCGGTTTTGAAGTGATCCATTAATAGCGTAGGACAGATAAGCCCAAATGGTGTCCCATTCACTAAAATGCCTATTCTCCCTTCTAACAAGTTACCAGCCATTACATCTGGCCGTTCTGTATTAAACGTACGGGGAAAGGGAGAGTATGTTTCATCCTCTAAAAAACTTTCGATATATCTCGATTCCAAAATGCCATCTATTTTAATATTTTTTACTTTTTCTTTTACTTTTTTTAATATAGATGCGTCTACAACATCCTCAATATAAAGGATAGCTATATCCGTTTGTGTCCTTTCCCCTAATTTAGAAAATTCAATGCGTAAACTAGGATGTTGAATACGTGAACGCACGAGAGACGTATTCGTGCGGATTTTTTCTGTAAAGCTGTCTTTGGGACCGCGAACAAGAACTTGTGTAGTAGGTTCGCTAATGGAGCGAGAATCAATCGATTTAGTCCCTATCACTAACACTTCTGAACTCTTGTTAAAAAAGATAACTGTATTTCCTGAAACAAGAGAAGATAAAATAGTATCCCACGTAGACGATATTTCTACTTCTGAAGCAGATAATACCTGGTCTTTTAGATATTTGTTTAAATCAGTTGTTCTATTAGGTTCATTGAAATAAAAAGAATCGTTACATACTTCCAAAATAGGTTTGATAATAGAAGTTTCAATCACTTGTTTATCACAGATTCCATCAATATAGACAATGATTAAATCTACACGGTTATGTAATTGAAATTCTCTAATTAAAAGGTCTGAATTAGCCCCTAGTTCTTTTTCTAGATATACCTTAAATTGTTCAATATTTTCATTTATTAGACCACGTTGAATTGCCATTTTGGTTTCTAGGTCTCCTTCATTAATAACGCTTACATATGCTGATTAGGATAACCTTGTAATAGGGGAAATATACCTGAATTGGGCGAGGAGGAGAGGGGATAAAAATAGCTGAAGTAGAACTTTTAAAGCTTACTTAACGCCTTCATAGAACTGAAAAAACTCTTGTTCATTTTCAAATTTAAAAAAGGGGATTTTTAGGCGTCAGATTTGGCAATAGATCTTTTAATATGTGCCATTCTCCAGCAGCTTCAAGTCCTTTGACTGATCGTCGCATTTGCTCATACGCAAAAAAAAAATTTGCATCATCATATTTGTTTTGTTTCATATTCATACATCTCCTATAAATCAAGATAGCCTCCTAAGATTAATACCACTTCTATTACAGGAGGCTACCTATCTCCTTCTCACCATCTGTTTCACCTCATTTTTTTGATGAATCACTGTCCCTTTACTAACCCACTGCTTGTTTTCCCAACTCCTCATCTTAAGTTCAAATTCCTTCAAACAACAATACTTCCTATAGATCTCTTTTGACGATTAGTTGTAAATTGTACGAATTAGGTCTTATCTCCTAATGTCTTTTTTAGGAATAAGACTTTTTTACTCATCCTTAATAAGTTATAAAAAAATAAGCAAACTATACCATATTACAGCTATACGGAATCTACCTAGGCTAAGTTCGCTACAAATTAATCCAGGTAGTAAAAGGATAAATGTATATCGCTTAATCAAAATGTAATGGGGTGAATGTTTTATGAGAATGAAAAAAGCATTAATAGGTCTCTCACTCTTATGTATGATTGTTCCTGGTATTGCCAAATCGGCTGATTCCGTTGCTGAAAATAACCGTAGCAATATCGTGGCAAATTGGAAATTCACAAAACAACATGTTAAAAGCGGTTCAATCGATAAAGGTAATTTAATTATAGAAGATACAAGCAAACATGGAAATGATTTAGAGCTAGTGACGATTGGTGATCCTGCCTCGACTGAATTAAAAAATATGATTCAATGGTCTGAAGAAGATTATCATGATCAAGAAAAAGTGGATAGCTTGGAGTTCGCTAATTACGAAAACGCCCCTTCTGGAAGGTATTTCAAAACCAAAAAGGGTTCACCTATCAATTCGGAGAAATTCGATAAGGGTTTTACCATTGAAGCGATATTTAAGTTGCCAAGTGATTCCAAGAGTGTCATGGGGCTTTTTTCTAGACAAGGACAGGCTGCCGATCTTAATAAAATGGAAGGCGAGAAGAAAATCCTTTCTGCTTTAACTGTATCCAGTGATCAAAAAATTCACTGGACCAGCCATCCATCCAATTTAAATTATAATGTAAGCAATTGGTCTCGATCATTAAATGCTGATGAATGGTACCATTTGGCGGTTGTTAATGATGGTAACACGACGACTTTAACTTTGAATGGCGTTAGTGATTACGGAAAATCAGAAAAAGTAATAGGTATTGCAGCAGTTAAAGGTAAAGGCTGGAACATCGGAGCATCTGAGTGGGGAAATAAGTTTAATGCACTATTCAAAGGGAATATCCAGGAAATACGAATTGCTAATAAGGCTTTAACTGAAAAAGAATGGCTTGTGCAGGATGCTCGTGACGATGAACCATTCGAAGGATCAAACAAAACTTTACCCTTTCTAACGAATAAAAAGAATTATAATTTTCTTTTTGTACCAGATACCCAGAAATACTCAAGCCAAAATCCAGAGATTTTCAATAGCCAAATGAACTGGATTTCCAATAACACCAAGAAGAACAATATTATCATGAATACATTTGTTGGGGACATTGTCGATAGTGATTCAGAAAAACAATGGCAGAATTCCCTCGAAGCCATTTCCCATTTGGATAAAAAGGAAGTTCCATATATGATGGCGGCTGGGAATCATGACTATGCGGACGGAGATCCTTTCTTAACACATTATGGGCCGCAGCGTTTTTTGAATAAAAAATACTATAAGGGGTCTTCTCACTCTGGGTATAGTTCATATGCAATCGCGAAGGCTGGGAGTTATGAATACTTAATTTTAATAGTGGATATGAAAAATCTGCATAAGGACCTTGAATGGTCAAAAAAGGTTCTAGATCAGCATAAAGATAAACCGACAATCCTCGTCTCGCATGATATTATATTTCCGAAGGTTAAGGATGATAAAACCATTGCCGTCGAGTCGTCTAATGGCCGGCTGATTTGGGATGAACTCGTAAAGGACCATAATCAAGTGTTCATGACGGTTAATGGACATTATTTTGGGATAGCACATCGGGTAAAACAAAACTCTGCAGGAAATGATGTCATACAAATGCTGGTCAATTACCAAACGAATTATCGAGGGGGGAATGGCTGGCTAAGACTTGTAGAATTTGATGAAAAGAAAAATGGATTGGTATTCCGTACCTATTCCCCATTTGTCGACGAAATGTCTAAAAAAGAAAAATCCTATATCGATTATAAATTTTTAACAGGTGAAAATAATTCATTTAAATTGGATTGGGACTTTAAAAATAGATTTAATTTTAGGTAATTAAAAGAGGAGGAAAAAATCCAATTCCCCAGGTGTACCTGTTCGATCTCTACACCTGGGTGAATTCCTTTATTGGTGTCCTCCTATGTGTTTGTACAAGAAGGATAAACGTTCATTCTTGATGATGAATCAATAATGCTACGATTTTTTCTAGTTGGTTTAAACAACTATCATGCTGCTTTTTTCATTACTGATTTATACTTTCCTAACCCATTAACGACAAGAACTCCTAATATCGCAATTCCGCCGCCAATGACCGAAAGAGTACTAGGTACTTCCCGCAGCCAAACCCAAGCGACGAAAATGGCAATCACAGGTTCAAGGTATAACAAACTAGAAACGGTACTGGCTTTTCCTAATGATAGTGCGACTGCCCAAGTTACATAACCGATGGCCGCAGGGAAAATACCGACAAAAATCGCTGATAAATGACCTTCCATTGTAGCATTTTGAATTTCTTGAAATAGCCCAGGAATAAATATTAAAAAGGGTATTGTACCGATCCAAGTGAAATAAGCTGTCAATTCAATCGGATTATAGCGACTAAACAGAGGTTTTTGGAAAACAAAAAACACCGCAGAAGCGATAGCTGACATCAGCACTAAAAAGGCTCCTTCAGAAATGTTCAGGGAAGGGCCTGCAGTACCTAATGTTATTAAGGTGATCCCTGTGAATCCTATTCCTAAACCAATCCATCCGAATAGGCCGAGGTGTTCTTTTAAAACGAAAGCAGCAATGATCGCGATGAAGACAGGTGCTGAACCAATCAGCATTCCAGCCGTTCCCGCCGAAACTGTTTGTTCCCCGAATGTCACCCCGATATGGTAAATACTTATACCAATAAATGCAAGGATCGATATCCTCAACAAATCCTCTTTTTTCGGGAGTCGAAATTTCACCCCAGGCCATAGAGCATAAAGGACAAAAATCCCTGATGCTATAAGATAACGAACAAGTACCAAATGGCCAGCTGAATACCCGCCATGTAAGCTTGCACGAATAGCAGCGAATGTAGATCCCCAAATAATAACTGTAATTGATGCCAATAAAAATGCCTTAGTGTTCAAAACCTATTCCTCCCAACCATTCACTATAATCTGAAGGTATCATGGATACGTGAGAACTTCAATAAAATTTCTATCTCGCTGTGAAGTATCACAGTAAAATAACGAATTAGAGTACATTCTGAGATGTAATCAACGCTGAAGAAATTCTATTCCATATGGGATTGGATTGGATTGGAAATCTTCATTTAAAGATGGATTAGGTTTGAAAAGCATGCTAAACAAAAGGTGCTTCGTATAGGAAGCACCTTTTGTTCAGACTGTAGACAAACTCGATAATAAGATTGCCTACATTTTTTTGAGGGAGTGTAAAATATGAACGTTGATATCCACTCCAGGCACTCGCTTTCCGCGGGCGGTCCGGGAGCCTCCTCGGCGCTCTTGGCGCCTGTGGGGTCTCCCTTGGACGCGCTTTTCCCGCAGGAGTCTCGTACCTTCCGTTCCAATCAACTTTGCAGATGGAACCCCTTTTGTCTACAAACTCGTTTACAATTATCTTTTCCACATTTAAGCTTACTTGAAATATTGTCTTGAGGCTTTTACTCTGTAACAGTTTTGTGCAGCAATACTGTTAAATTAAGTTAACATTATTAAATTATTTAACTATTTTCTGGTTTCCAAGATGAAAAGCGTCTTTCAATAATGCCTAATAATGAAGTAAGAATGATTCCCGTAATGGTAATGACCAACACTCCAACAAACATACGATCTGTTTGTAGATTTTGACCATTGCTTGTCAATTGATATCCGATACCAGCTGTCGAAGCGAATAATTCACCTACAACTACAGCAATTAATCCTTGACCAATACCTAAGCGAATACCGTTTAAAAGGAATGGTACCGTCGAAGGCAAAGCAATTGTTTTAAAAATCTGAAATTCACTTGCACTAAATGTTCTTGCTGCTTTTATTAAGTTTTGATCTAATGTTAACATAGCTTTTTGAGCGCTCATCACTATTGGAAAGAAGGCCATCAAAAATACTATAACAATTTTTGATGCTGGTCCTATTCCGAATGCAATTATGATCACTGGTAAAAGAGCGACTTTAGGAGTTACATATAATCCTGAAATGAAAGGGTTAACTACTGCATTAAAATTAGAATTCCAGCCCGATAACACACCAATTGGAATTCCAATAAGTATTGCTAAAACAAAGCCTGCAACAAATTCGTAACCACTTACTTTCATATTTTCCCAAAAAGAAATTTCTTGGACCATTAAAACTGCCGCTTGTGCAATTTCAATTGGTGAGCTAATAAACAATGGATTTATCCATTCATTTTGAGAGGCAACTTCCCAAAGCAACAGGAATATTAAAACAGAAGCAACACTGATAAAAAATGACTTCTTTTCTTTTTTTATTTTCTTCGCCTTTTTTATCTTGTGCTTTGATTGTGTAAGTTGGATAGTACCCTTTGTCATATTATTCTCCTTTCACCTTATTATTTTTCTTTATTATCGAAACCTTGTTTTGAAGATTCCTGTTCAATAATGGACCATATATGATCTACAAACTCTAAAAATTCTGGGCTCCGCTTCACATGGAGATCTCTCGGTCTAGGTATATCAACATCCACAACCTCCACTACACGTCCTGGTCTTGCCCCAAAAACAAAAACTCTATCAGCTAAAAATACCGCTTCATCAATTTGGTGTGTAATAAAAAGACTTGTCTTTTTTGTCTCATCCCATATTCTAAGTAACTCACCTTGCATAAATTCCCTAGTTTGTGCGTCCAATGCCGAAAATGGTTCATCCAATAATATCAATGACGGGTTTACCGTTAATGCTCGAGCCAAGTTTACCCTTTGCTGCATCCCCCCTGACAATTCGTGGGGATAATGATTTTCATAACCTTTTAAACCGACCATTTCAATAAATTCTTTGGCCTCTTTCTTTTTCTTTGCGGTTACTTGCTTTAATAGTTCAACTCCATAGAGAACATTTTCCAAAACTGTTCTCCATGGTAATAGACTCGGGTTTTGGAAAACCATTGCCCTGTCTTTGCCGGGTCCATCAATTTTTTGCTGATCTAATAGAATTTCTCCCTTACTTGGCTTTAGTAATCCAACTACAGTATTTAAAAAAGTGGTTTTTCCACAGCCGCTTGGCCCAACAATACATATAAATTCACCATCTTTAATATTTAAGTTAATATTCTGTAGGGCAATCACTTCTGCACCAGTTTTATTATTTACGTAAGTAACGTCTAAAAAACGAGTAGACAATTTGAAATTTTCCAGTTGTGCATTTTCCATCTTCATTATCATCTCCCTTCTATTCTAATTATTTTTTAAAAGCCTCTTCTATATAACTATTTGTCCAAATAACATCTTCAGTTGTATCCTGTTTAGTAGAAACGCCTGATAACTTGCCAAATTCAACTAATGGATCCTGGGCATTATCCCAAGCTTCTTGATTCATTTCTCCATAGCCTTTAAAAGTGTCTTTCAATCCGATTATAGATTCCTCTAGAATATCAACATCAATTCCATCAAAATAAGATTCGATTGATTCCGCTGCCTCTCTTGGATTATTACGTGTAAATTCCATACCTTTCCCAATTGCCCGAACTACTTTCAAAGATGTTTCGTGATTTTCTTCTAAGTATTCTTTTTTAGCAAAAACAGCTTCCCAGACCATATTCCCATACATTGGCTCTTCACTTGTATTGATTACAATTTCACCAACATCTTTACTTTCCGCTTGTAAACCCATTGGTGGTGATGCTATACCCCCGTCAACAATCCCCTCCTGCATACCGCCAATCTTCGAACCATCACCTGCCAATTTAACGGTTTTAAGAGTATCAGGATCCACACCATGTAATTGCATTAAATAACGAGTGTATACATCTCCAGAATCACCAACAAGGTTTGTACCAATAGTTGCGCCATTTAATGAAGCAACTCTATCTTCAAATGATGAGTCTTTAGAAACACTCTTTTTCTTTTGATATTGTTTAGAGAGAGTAATTTGATAGGTTAGCGCCGAATTTAAAGATTGAATCGCCAATAAATCTTCACCTTTGTCAAGAGGAGTAAACATACTTCGAGGACCTGAGACCGCAAATTGAGCTTCACCTGATAATACAGAAGCAATTACTTGTGCTCCACCACCACCAGATACAATCTCAGCTTCAATTCCTTCTTTTTCAAAAAATCCTTGCTCAATGGCTACATATAAAGGGGCAACTGACAATAACCGTGCAGGTTCTGTAAAAGTAAGCTTGACCGCTTTCCCTCCTGAATTCCCCTTATTTTCTGTAGTTGTTTCGTCACTTGAACTGCATGCAGATACCATAAAAACC
This window encodes:
- a CDS encoding ABC transporter ATP-binding protein yields the protein MKMENAQLENFKLSTRFLDVTYVNNKTGAEVIALQNINLNIKDGEFICIVGPSGCGKTTFLNTVVGLLKPSKGEILLDQQKIDGPGKDRAMVFQNPSLLPWRTVLENVLYGVELLKQVTAKKKKEAKEFIEMVGLKGYENHYPHELSGGMQQRVNLARALTVNPSLILLDEPFSALDAQTREFMQGELLRIWDETKKTSLFITHQIDEAVFLADRVFVFGARPGRVVEVVDVDIPRPRDLHVKRSPEFLEFVDHIWSIIEQESSKQGFDNKEK
- a CDS encoding ABC transporter substrate-binding protein, coding for MFKNKLLVLLCLVFMVSACSSSDETTTENKGNSGGKAVKLTFTEPARLLSVAPLYVAIEQGFFEKEGIEAEIVSGGGGAQVIASVLSGEAQFAVSGPRSMFTPLDKGEDLLAIQSLNSALTYQITLSKQYQKKKSVSKDSSFEDRVASLNGATIGTNLVGDSGDVYTRYLMQLHGVDPDTLKTVKLAGDGSKIGGMQEGIVDGGIASPPMGLQAESKDVGEIVINTSEEPMYGNMVWEAVFAKKEYLEENHETSLKVVRAIGKGMEFTRNNPREAAESIESYFDGIDVDILEESIIGLKDTFKGYGEMNQEAWDNAQDPLVEFGKLSGVSTKQDTTEDVIWTNSYIEEAFKK